The Pseudomonadota bacterium genome includes the window GTTCTAAGGGGGCCGATACAAAGGCATCCTGGTAAAGAGAGACGCCTATCTGCTTACTTGACCATCCGCTTGCTCTTCGTGGACATCAACCTCACCACGTCAGCTGTAGACTTATCGAGGGCCACCTCGTCTCCGAAGGAAACAAGTTTCAGTGACGGCGCATCATGACGTGCCTGCAGCATGAGTTTTCCCAGCTCTGCAGCGACAGCTTCATTGTTGACGAACTGCCTTCGAAGGCAGCGTCTGATCCCGGAAACTACGAGATCTGCTGCCTGGATCCCGGGCACTACTTTCGAATCGACGAATCGAATGTTCCCTCGGATCATCTTCTGGATGTTGAATGCTTTGTCGGCCTTGATTGCATAGTCTTGTCTCAAGTACGCGGGCGCCTTTCCGTCGATGAACTCGTACTGCTTCATTCTGCTGTAGTCGAAGCCATCGACTTTCATGAAGGGTTCGGTGAAAGACATGGTTTGGAGCAGCGCCGGACTAAGCTTCTCAAAGGCATCCTCAAAAGCGGTACGCGAGCTGTTCTTTTGGTCAACCCGCCATCTGAACTCACGGAGTGCGCCAGGAACTCGCTGAGCAAAGTAGTTAATTGATCGAGCAATCACATCGAACATCAGATAGATCTGACACACCAGTTGGACGTAGAGCTGCGGAGACAGATTCTCAAGCTGAGTGGCCATGAGTTCGACTCCCAATCTACCGCCTTCGTGCCTCATCTTATCAAGGTTCTTTCGTATCTGTGCGACTTGCTCCCGCTGATGCCTGCAAACTCGGTCTGTTGTATTCAGTCCAGCATCCGTCGCAGTGCAAAAGACTGCGACGTTGAGCGGCGCGAGTGCGGCGAGGAAGTGCAGATAACTGTCTTCGCTCAGCTCATGGAGCTTGACTTCCGCCGATGCCGAGCTACCAGGGCGCAATCTGATTCTCTGAACAAGTTGATCGATCTTTCTTCTGGCCGCTTCAGGTGCTGCGACTGCGGCGACGGCGTTCCATTTGCCGGTCGTCGAGGCGTTGACGAACGAGCCTGACTCGTCGATGTATATGTTCACGCGGCCCCGCGACTTCTAACGCCCAGGTTCAGGGATGGCCCTGACGCGCGAAGCGCGGTAGAGACGCCCCTGGAGCCTGTTGTTAGAGGGCATACAGGTTTGGAACCTCAACCACCCATCTTTCGATTGTGTTGACATCCGCGAGGTGTCCCTTGATATGAACTGCAGCGCCGCCTGCGAGAGCGCCCTGTAGCGGCGATGATTCGTAGGTGATGCCGAGGAGGCCGTACTTGAATAGATTGGTCCGCAACTGAAGCCGCTAAAATCTCTGATTGCAGGCGTAGATTCAAGCTCGCTGAAGAGAGAAAACGAATGGCCCCTGGATGATCTGGCACCTGCCACGGCATGGACAGCCGATAGTTCAGTCCCTGAGAGATTTGGTCTTTACCTCTGTCGGGCAAGCCCACCGCAACGGCAAATGCAACTTCCGAAAGCGGTGGGACAATACAGGTCTCAATATCCAGCGCGGACTTTCCGACGTACTCCGGAAAGTCTGGATGAAGTTCCTGGATGGCGATGTCTGGCTCTGATGTTACACGGTCCCCTGGTGGGATCAGAAAGAGATCTTGGACTACGTGATGCTTCTTCAACACAATGGTGTGCGAAAACTGATTGCCGGATTCCTTGACGCGGTTCCAGCAGTGACCCAACAACGTGCTTGCAAGTGATGCGTAGCGTGCGCCCCGAAAGCGAATAAACGTAATAGTGGCGCTCGGATCCTCTGCCGTCGGAGCCATCTCAACGTTCATCGCTGCTGACTCATCGTTTCTGGGAAGTCTTCTTGCTGACTGATATTTCCCTTTGCGGCGAAAAAGATGCTGCTCACGAGTGACGCTACACCGGCAACGAATGCGAAGATTAATGAAGCGAGGGCGACTGCGTACTCCAGGTCATTAGAAGTGTTCAACCCGAAATAGGCCAGGAATAGAGCCATAACGAACGGCGGGATGCGCCAAGAGGTCTTCAACGTGATTAGTATCGATCGCGTCCACTGTGCGCCCCCTGAGGAGGAGTATCCCTCCCATCGTAGGTAATCGGAATGCTGGCCGATAAATTTGCTGGATGCCCTCGCAAGCCCATTGAGGTAATTTGCGGAGAGCGTAAGGTGGGTGCTGTGATACGAGTAGAAGATGACGTAGAACGTACTCGCAAGGGATCCTATCGAGAGAATGAATGATGGAATAGCGGCGTGGTCTTTTTGCAGATGCGGTACGAGCCAGCTTGAGATGGCGACGACGGCGGCGATGTAGGCGCCGACGAGTTTAAACAACCGAGCGTCTTCTTCATGATTGATCTTGGCCACCCGGTCATAGCTTGCCAGCAGTGCGGCCCAAGCCTTGTCTCTCTGTGGATCTTCTCCAAGCTCTTGGTCGTGAAGATCTAGTTGCTCTTGCATAGCGATCTCCTGTTGAGTTCTAACATTATGTAGAAGGCGGCCCACGTGCAAAGTCTAGCACACGCCGCATCAAGTAGTTAGCACAGGTTCCACGAGCCCAGAGAAGATCTCTGGCGAAACCCTTGTGGACTTCGGGCATTCGATGACCGGCGCGAGGCGATGGCCCAAGTCTATCTTTCCGGGAGCTACGCCCTGAGGGAAATTGCAGCTCATTTCCGCGTACATGATGC containing:
- a CDS encoding DUF3800 domain-containing protein, giving the protein MNIYIDESGSFVNASTTGKWNAVAAVAAPEAARRKIDQLVQRIRLRPGSSASAEVKLHELSEDSYLHFLAALAPLNVAVFCTATDAGLNTTDRVCRHQREQVAQIRKNLDKMRHEGGRLGVELMATQLENLSPQLYVQLVCQIYLMFDVIARSINYFAQRVPGALREFRWRVDQKNSSRTAFEDAFEKLSPALLQTMSFTEPFMKVDGFDYSRMKQYEFIDGKAPAYLRQDYAIKADKAFNIQKMIRGNIRFVDSKVVPGIQAADLVVSGIRRCLRRQFVNNEAVAAELGKLMLQARHDAPSLKLVSFGDEVALDKSTADVVRLMSTKSKRMVK